Proteins from one Pseudomonadota bacterium genomic window:
- a CDS encoding TRAP transporter small permease, translating into MQKLLSFVYKVSKGLNVIAAVMLAFMILLTVADVILRSARMPIVGTYEIVGLLSAVLIGFSIPFTTWIRGHIRVDFFLMQLPPTIRRIVNIAAKCLGIGLFLLIGWNLIVFGMDLAKAGEVTPTRHIPFYPVLYGIGASCFFECIVLFCDIAKVLRGEYE; encoded by the coding sequence ATGCAAAAACTGTTAAGCTTTGTCTATAAGGTAAGCAAAGGGCTGAACGTCATAGCTGCGGTAATGCTCGCCTTCATGATTCTCCTCACTGTAGCGGATGTAATTCTGAGGTCTGCAAGAATGCCCATCGTGGGTACATACGAGATTGTTGGATTACTATCAGCAGTCCTGATCGGGTTTTCAATCCCCTTTACCACGTGGATAAGGGGCCATATCAGGGTCGATTTTTTTCTTATGCAGCTCCCACCCACAATACGGAGGATTGTCAACATTGCGGCAAAATGTTTGGGGATAGGATTGTTCCTTCTCATAGGCTGGAATCTCATAGTCTTTGGCATGGATTTGGCCAAGGCCGGAGAAGTAACACCCACCCGTCACATCCCATTCTACCCGGTGCTATACGGAATTGGGGCTTCCTGTTTCTTTGAATGCATAGTACTATTCTGCGATATCGCAAAGGTCCTCAGGGGGGAATATGAGTGA
- a CDS encoding TRAP transporter large permease, whose protein sequence is MSETLVGIIGLIVLIAIFLSGLELAFCMAIIGFLGYSFLVTVKAGCGMVAQDIFDTLSAYGFTVVPVFILMGQIAFNGGIAKRLYDSAYRFIGHVPGGLAMATVGGCAAFGSVTGSLTATAATFSSVAIPEMDRYGYKRVLSTGTVAAAGTLGCLIPPSVPLIVYGIITEQSIGKLFLASLIPGILVAFFFLAIIYVWCRINPSLGPKGERSSWKERIVSLKGIVGVLIIFVVVMGGLLEGFFTPTEAGSIGAFAVGLLAFITRAINFKVLLKSLEESLVTACMVLFLIAGSVIFGHFITVTKIPMIAADWIVQLPLHPALIVVLIGLIYLVGGSFIDDLAFMILATPIFYPVILKLGYDLIWFGVYIQLIVMVGVIIPPVAINVFVVRNVTHDSLSTIYKGVTPFLLSFVFIIFLLFVFPKLALFIPSFLRQ, encoded by the coding sequence ATGAGTGAAACCTTAGTAGGAATAATTGGTTTAATTGTATTAATTGCTATTTTCCTTAGCGGGTTGGAGCTTGCCTTCTGCATGGCCATCATCGGTTTTCTGGGTTACAGCTTTTTAGTCACGGTCAAAGCCGGTTGCGGTATGGTGGCTCAGGATATTTTTGACACCCTTTCCGCCTATGGGTTCACCGTGGTCCCCGTCTTCATCCTCATGGGCCAGATTGCCTTCAATGGGGGCATTGCCAAGAGGCTCTATGATTCAGCCTACCGGTTCATCGGACACGTTCCCGGAGGATTAGCCATGGCAACTGTAGGGGGCTGCGCAGCCTTCGGCAGTGTAACCGGCTCGTTAACTGCCACGGCTGCAACCTTTTCCAGTGTTGCCATCCCGGAGATGGACCGCTACGGTTATAAGAGGGTGCTCTCCACCGGGACTGTTGCTGCCGCGGGGACTCTCGGCTGTCTTATTCCTCCAAGCGTACCCTTGATTGTATACGGCATTATTACAGAACAGTCCATTGGCAAGCTGTTTCTTGCCTCCTTAATCCCGGGCATTCTTGTTGCTTTCTTCTTTCTTGCGATTATCTATGTATGGTGCAGGATTAATCCTTCCCTGGGCCCTAAGGGAGAAAGGTCCTCCTGGAAGGAAAGAATAGTATCCCTTAAGGGGATCGTAGGAGTACTCATAATCTTTGTCGTGGTCATGGGAGGGTTGCTGGAGGGTTTCTTCACTCCCACAGAAGCCGGGAGTATCGGGGCCTTTGCCGTAGGCCTCCTGGCTTTCATCACAAGAGCCATCAACTTTAAAGTGCTTTTAAAATCATTGGAGGAATCCCTGGTAACAGCTTGTATGGTTCTATTCCTCATTGCAGGCTCCGTTATTTTCGGCCATTTCATCACCGTTACAAAAATTCCTATGATTGCAGCAGATTGGATTGTGCAACTCCCCCTTCACCCGGCTCTGATCGTAGTCCTTATCGGTTTGATCTATCTTGTGGGAGGTTCTTTCATTGACGACCTTGCGTTCATGATACTTGCCACTCCTATTTTTTATCCTGTTATCCTCAAACTGGGCTATGACCTCATATGGTTCGGCGTGTACATACAACTCATTGTAATGGTTGGAGTAATAATCCCGCCTGTAGCCATAAACGTATTTGTGGTAAGAAATGTCACGCACGACTCTCTCAGTACTATTTACAAGGGCGTGACCCCATTTTTGCTTAGCTTTGTTTTTATTATATTTTTGTTGTTTGTGTTCCCAAAGCTTGCCCTCTTCATTCCTTCCTTCTTGAGGCAATAA
- a CDS encoding TRAP transporter substrate-binding protein: MKRMVVILLAVLFSSVWLFCFPVQAQEKVVSLKFANFFPPDNKVSVMMDQWCKEVEKKTNGTVKITQFTGGTLTPPAQTYISVTRGVADIGLSFFSYTMGRFPFMEVLDLPLGYKSGYTGTKLANEFYEKFKPKELDDVKVLFLMTSPPHMLFAKKPVKNLEDLKGLKIRSTGTSAKVVKALGGAPVAMPMSDAYDALSRGVAQGIIGPYEPMKGFRLAEVVDNSTEYGSAYINANYVLMNKDKWNSLPANTQKIIEQINQEWVEKMGKLWDELDKEGKDVFIQKGGKVTVLTKEENARWAAILSPILDEYLKNMKAKGLPGDQALKFCQDYLIKNQK; encoded by the coding sequence ATGAAAAGAATGGTAGTGATATTGTTGGCGGTTCTATTTTCATCAGTTTGGTTATTCTGCTTCCCGGTACAGGCCCAGGAAAAGGTGGTATCCCTCAAGTTCGCCAACTTCTTTCCCCCGGATAATAAAGTCAGTGTTATGATGGATCAGTGGTGCAAAGAAGTTGAGAAGAAGACGAATGGCACAGTGAAAATAACCCAATTCACAGGAGGCACCTTGACTCCACCAGCTCAAACATACATAAGTGTAACAAGAGGGGTAGCTGATATAGGATTAAGTTTTTTCTCGTATACCATGGGGCGCTTTCCCTTCATGGAAGTGCTTGATCTCCCTCTGGGTTACAAGAGTGGTTATACGGGCACAAAACTGGCAAACGAGTTCTACGAGAAGTTCAAGCCCAAGGAGTTGGACGACGTGAAGGTCCTTTTTCTTATGACCTCACCACCCCACATGCTCTTTGCAAAAAAACCGGTTAAAAACCTCGAAGACCTGAAAGGGCTCAAAATACGATCCACCGGTACAAGTGCGAAGGTCGTTAAGGCTCTGGGCGGCGCCCCTGTGGCGATGCCCATGTCGGATGCCTATGATGCCCTCTCCAGAGGGGTTGCTCAGGGTATCATAGGTCCATATGAACCCATGAAGGGATTCAGGCTTGCTGAAGTCGTAGACAACAGCACCGAGTATGGTTCCGCGTACATTAATGCCAATTATGTACTCATGAACAAAGATAAATGGAACTCCCTTCCGGCGAACACCCAGAAGATCATTGAGCAGATCAACCAGGAATGGGTGGAGAAGATGGGAAAGCTTTGGGATGAACTCGATAAAGAGGGAAAAGATGTGTTCATTCAGAAAGGCGGCAAGGTCACCGTTCTCACAAAAGAAGAGAACGCCCGCTGGGCGGCGATATTAAGCCCCATACTGGATGAGTACCTTAAGAACATGAAAGCGAAGGGGCTGCCCGGCGATCAGGCATTGAAGTTCTGCCAGGATTACCTTATAAAAAATCAGAAATAG